TCATGCTCATCTTGTTGAGGGAACGAGGCCGCTTCACTTTCATGGTCATGTGCGTGTGCGACGGCGATGCTGAAATAGACATCCAAGTCGCCGTCATTGTCATAGTCACCCCAGGCGGCGTGTTCGATGGAGTAATAATCATGGTCGTGTTCGTCTTCTTGGGCTGTATCTGTTTCAATTTCATGGTCGTGCTCGGCGAGCAGCCCGGCTTCTTCAGAGACGTATTCAAACGACCCATCGCCCAGATTTTTATACAAGACGGGGCCGTAGGTACGCGATGAAACCATGAGATCAAGCCAGCCGTCGAGGTCATAGTCGATCCATGATGCGCTGGTGAATGCGCCCTCTTCGTATTCTTCTTCCACTTGCGTGGGCAACGAAGCGGCTTCGTCCTCATGGTCGTGTTCTTCGGGATAGCCTTCGACGCCTGCTTCGTGGGCAACGTCGGTGAAGGTTCCGTCGCCGTTGTTTTTGTACAAACGGTTGATGGGCAGGTCGCCGGTGATCGGTTCGATGTTGCAGACGTATAGGTCTAGGTCGCCGTCGCCGTCATAGTCGCCCCAGGCGGCGCCGATGGCTTCCATGTCGCCGTCTTGAACCCCGGCGGATGCGGCGATGTTGGTGAACACCCCTCCGTCATTGCGATATAAGTCGTTATTGGGAACCGTCGCGACGAACAGGTCGGCGTCTCCATCGTTGTCGAAATCGCCCCAGGCGGCGCCGAAGTTGCGTCCATTCACGGCCTGTTGGATGCCCGCCGCGTTGGCGATATTTTCAAATAGCGCATCTTGCGCGAATACTTGCGCTTGTAGAAATAAAAGCAGACTGAAGGTATAGCAAAATATTTTCATGGTTTTCTCCACTTGGTTTCCTGAATGAATTGAATGATTGGATTCAACGCCTTCGCAACGCAACAACGGGTACAGGGCGACTGCTCCTGGACGCCGTTACGCAGGTTGAGTGTGAATACAATTCGGGCGCATTACTCGAATGCGCTTAAAACATTGTGATGAAAGGGAAAATCAGGAAACGGCGGGAGGAGCGCGTGGATTGCATAAATGAAGATGAGATTGATCGGGCAAACCGCCCGTTGACGGTAAGGTCGGCGCGTCGCTGTTTCCATCAACGATTGCGACGGGAGCGGCAAGGTCAAAGTGAAACGCCTGGGCGAGATTGCAAATCGAACAGGCGTGGTTTGTAACGTCAACCGCGCACGAACCGCACTCCGGCGCTTCAATCTCGATACCAGCGTGGGAGGGCTCAGCGTAGTGTTGGTGGGTGTGAACGGTTGTGACTGACAGTGCGCATAGATAGAGCGTCAGCAATGTCCACGACATTTTTTGTTTAATAAGAAAGAGTTTTGAATTGAATCGAAACATAAATCCCTGCGCGTCGATAGAATGTTTAGTATCCTAGTTCAGTTTTCGATTCTGTAAAGTGGGTTTTGAAAATCATTGAAGATTAGATTATAGTTGTAGAGAAACTGAACTCAAAAAATTTAGGTAGTCGACCAATGAATGCAACTGATGTTCAAATCAATGAAAACACGTTTACCGTCAAGTTAATCGACGGTCGAGAACTGGCTGTTCCGTTGGATTGGTTTCCGCGTCTTCAGCATGGTACGCCTGAAGAACGGAATCATTGGAACTTCCTAGCCAAAGGAGAAGGTATTCATTGGCCTGAATTGGATGAAGACATTAGCGTAGAAGATTTGGTTTTGGGGAAGCGTTCAATAGAAAGCCAGTCTTCAATTGGAAAATGGCTTACAAAACGAAATAAAAATGCAGTCTAATCACTTTTCTGACAACCTGAATTGATTGACATAGCGATGGGCGGCGCGGATTGGCTCCGGCTGGCGGAGCCCACGACACAGGGAAAGAATAATTTGTGTAGACATCTCAAAATCAATTTGATGTCCGGGGCTAATATATAGAGGCGATACGCCGCTTCTCGTTCTCACCACTTCACCCACTTTTTCATGATTGTGGATCAAATCGACCCAACTTCCTGCTTCTTCGGGCAAGGTTTCATGGGTTCCAATCAGAGGCGATTTTGCGCATCCAATTGATGGGATGCCCGTCTTTACGCCGACATGGCAGGCTAAACCGGCGCGGCGGGGATGCGCATAGCCCTGCCCGTCACAAATGAGCACATCGGGTTTCATTTTTAAACCTTCCAGGCAGGCTTCGATTAATGGCCCTTCGCGGAAAGACAAAAAGCCGGGGACATACGGCGCCTGCATCTCCATGGCAATGCCCGCCTGGTCTACTCGTTCAATCGCCGGATAGGTGAATAGCATGACCGCCGCGTATCCAATGTTGGAATCGCGGTTACATGAGATATCCGCCGCCGCAACGCTGGTGATGTCGCTTAACGATGCAAATACACAATCCAAACTCACACGTTTAGCGATGCGTTGCTGTTCTTGTTTCATGGTTTCGGCGTCGAAGGCCATAGGCTTCTTATCAATTGTCCGTTGTTGATTTTTAATTCTGCCACTACCCTATTATGCTGGATTCATTACGAACCCAAACCCCAATTTTTTGAATTGGGGTTTATTGCGTTTATTTGAAACAGGATAGTAATTCATAAATCTTATGATAAAGAAAAAGCCTCTCGCGTTAAAAACCATCGCTTCGGTCTGCGCTGAATCCGCCGCGACTGATGTATTTCAATCCTTACAACAACGCATAAAGGAGCGCGATGGTCTTACGATGTGCGGGCAGGCGGTGGGTTCCTCCCGCGCCATGCTGATCGCTGCATTGGCTAAAGCGCAGAAGAAGCCGGTTGTCGTTATCACCGCCGAACAAAGCCAGGCGTATATCCTGCTTGATGACGTCCAGTTTTTTCTGGGAGACGATGCGGACGATATCCCGGTTTACGTCTATCCCCATTTAGAAATCCTTCCGTATGAAGCGCAGGCGCCCGAATTGACCATCCGTATGGAGCGCTTGGGGCCGATTCAACATTTGATGGAAAACAAAAATGCGAAGGCGTCGCCGATGGTGGTGATTGCGCCCATCGCCGCCGCCATGAAGCTGGCGCCGCCGATGTCGGTGTATGAAGATCAACGCCTGTTATGTACCGTCGGGAGCGAACTGAATCGCGATGCGGTCGCCAAATGGCTGGTCGACCAAGGGTACGAATTTCGCGACCTGGTGGCGCAGCGCGGCGACTTTTCCATTCGCGGCGACATCATCGACATCTACTCGTTTTCATATCCCGAACCGGTGCGAATTGAATTGTGGGGCGATGAGGTCGATTCGATCCGCTTGTTCAACGTGTCCGATCAACGCTCTATGTCTAAATTAAAAGAGGCGGTGTTTTATCCCGGCGCTGAAGACCCGCTGATTCGCGCGGCGCTCAGCGGCGGCGTCATGTTAGAGCCGCTGCCTTCCTTGTTTGGCGATGACGCGCTGATGGTGTTGAGTGATCCCGAAGAAATTGAAAAAGAGGCCGAGAATTTTTTCGCGCTGGTCAACAAGCGTTATTCGGAAGAAACCGCAGGCGACCGCGAAGACCATGAATTGCATCTCAGCGAAGAAGATTTTCACAAGCATCAAGACGTTTTATTAGAACCCACCGAGACTCTCTATTGTCATTTTGGATTTCTCGAGCAAGAGGCGGAGGCGCGCGGCGGCGTCGGCCTGACGGAATTTACGCTCGAACCGGATG
The Candidatus Hinthialibacter antarcticus genome window above contains:
- a CDS encoding DUF2442 domain-containing protein, with product MNATDVQINENTFTVKLIDGRELAVPLDWFPRLQHGTPEERNHWNFLAKGEGIHWPELDEDISVEDLVLGKRSIESQSSIGKWLTKRNKNAV
- a CDS encoding endonuclease V — its product is MAFDAETMKQEQQRIAKRVSLDCVFASLSDITSVAAADISCNRDSNIGYAAVMLFTYPAIERVDQAGIAMEMQAPYVPGFLSFREGPLIEACLEGLKMKPDVLICDGQGYAHPRRAGLACHVGVKTGIPSIGCAKSPLIGTHETLPEEAGSWVDLIHNHEKVGEVVRTRSGVSPLYISPGHQIDFEMSTQIILSLCRGLRQPEPIRAAHRYVNQFRLSEK